The Salifodinibacter halophilus genome includes a window with the following:
- the rplO gene encoding 50S ribosomal protein L15 (late assembly protein), with amino-acid sequence MRLNTLKPADGARQERTRVGRGIGSGL; translated from the coding sequence ATGCGTCTCAACACTCTCAAGCCCGCCGACGGCGCCCGTCAGGAACGTACCCGCGTCGGTCGCGGCATCGGTTCCGGCCTG